The DNA segment TACCCTTGAGGCATTTTTGATATTTTTTGAGTCATTGGGCGAAAGGCAAATTTTGCCGCGCCCCAAAATTTGCCTTTCGCCCTCGAGTCTTGTGTGAGGCGCGCACTCGGCGACCCGCCGTCTGCGAGATCATTTTAGGTTGTAGCAGGCGGGTGCGGACGAGCCTGTAGAGAGATTGCTTCTCCCGCCCTCGGTCATGCACGGGCGGGATCGCAATGACGGAGGAGTAGGGCGAGGACGCGAGAGTCCCGCCTGGAGTGAGCTTAGGGGCGGGACGATGCCGAGCATTGCGTTAAAGACTAATTTTTTACTTCAGGGGAACCCCTGAAGTATGTTCGAACAAAGCGGTGGACACACCGCCATGTTTGATAGGGGGCGCTTAATAGATAATGTCGGAAGGTACCTTCCGACATTATCTATTAAGCGCCCCCTATCAAACATGGCGGAGGAGGTAGGATTCGAACCCACGGTGGGCTTGCGCCCACAACAGCTTTCAAGGCTGTCGCGATCAACCACTCTGCCACTCCTCCACTAACCCTTCAACCCGACGATTAGGCGATTTTAATAGATTTGCGAAGCAAATCTATTAAAATCAGCCACTCTGCCACTCCTCCGCTTGCTATAATCTCACTCAGGCAAGCGTCCCGCCCCCGGTTTAAGTCCGGGCGGGACAACCTTATAGCCTACATTCTATATTATATATACTTGTATGCAAACGGAACGCTTTTCCCGCCTTCGGCGGGACAAACAATTCCGCTTGCGTAACATTATAACACGCCTATCGCGAATTTTGCATTACCCAGTAATCCGCGCCGTTTTTAAACTTCAACAGATAAAGGCATCTGTTCACATTTGGCTTCGCGTCAAGTATGCGCATATAAAAATCATCATAAAACTCCGGGCATTCCAGATAATACCCATGCCTGAAGCTCGAACTATTGATAGGCGTTACATCTATCACCGTAAACTTATCCGGATCCAGCGATTTCAGGTAAAGCACTCCCCTTACTTCTTCCAACTGTTCAGGGTCTTTCACCCTCATCTTCATGCGGCCAAGCCTGTCGTCCTGGTTTATCACCCCGCTCATAAGCAAGGCCCCGTCGTCGGAGGAAACGTATGCCGTCATTTTTTTCGAAAGAGCGTCGAATTCTTTTTTAAACTTGTCGTTAAATTGGTCCCGGCTGACATCCGGAGCCGCCAGCATTACATGGTCTATCTCGGCATCCTGGTCGGCAAAATCGGGTTGTTCATAAAGACGATCGAAGGCATCGCAGGTTACCTGGCAACCGAGGCTCGACGCCTCGATCCAGAGCTTCTCCGGCTTTACCTCGCGAACGACCTTCGCCAGCACACCGGCCAGATATGGCCCGGAGGCGGAAGCCAGAGATTGCGCCTTCGCGTAACCAGGAATATCGACGGGCTGATCGCCGGGCCAATCGAATAAGAGAACCGGCGTATTCACATCAAGTAGATATGAAAAATAGGCGGCCTTCATCGCGGTAGCCTCAAAACCGTCCTTGTATCCGAAGACGAGCACGAGAACGGATTTATGTGGTGACGCATTGACGGCTTCGGATAATTCTTTCATAAAATTATCCTCGGCCAATCTTTTTGTATCCTGCACTTCTATCAACCCGTTCTTCTTTATGCGATCCGGCAACATCGTCCCTATCTTCAATCTCGGGTCTATCCTTATATTAAGCGTTCCGTATCCCGTCTCTTTACCGAGCTCGGGCTTATAATCGGGTTGTCCGTCGGAAGCACGGCCGATGTCGCGGCTCGTCGCGTAAAAAATATTGACCACCCTGTAACGGCCTTCCGTCCTGTAATTTATACGTTTATACAGGTCTTCTAAGTAATAGTTTTTGGTTGTTTTGATAGGCAGGACAGAACATCCGGATAAGAATATCAGACCGCATATAATGGCAATATATTTACGCAAAAGCCCCTCTACTTTTTCGATAAGTCCTGCATCGTTTTTACTGTAAAAGCATCGGCTAAATGTTGTCCAACGCCATAATACGCGCGGTTTGCCGGATCGAAAATAGCCGGGCTTATCTTTTTTATATCCGGCGCTCCATTTTTACCCAGCGCCGTTTCATCGGCCTTCACATCCTTTATCTCGCCTATAAATAAAGTATGCAATCCCAACTTGATCGCTTGGGTCATAACGCATTCCACGACAAAAGGAAATTCGCCGACATAAGGCGCGTCTACGATATTACTTTTGACCGGCGTAAGCTTCGTATCGGCAAATTTATCTCCGCTCCTGCCGGACACCACGCCGAAATAATCGGCTTCTTTGATAAACTTCTCCGAGGGAATGCTTATGGTAAAGGCTTTTCTGGAGATAATGTTGCTATAAGTATAAGTGGCTTCCCTTATGGCGACACCGACGGAAGGCGGATTAGAACAACATATGCCTCCCCAGGCCACCGTCATCACATTCGGCTTATCGTCTTTATCGTATGTCCCCACCACAAAAACAGGCGTTGGGAAAACGATCGTCTTCGCTCCTATGGATTTTTTCATCTATGCCCTCGCACTGTATCCGCCATCTTTTTTCTTGTCGAAAAAAGATGGCGGAGAGGGA comes from the Candidatus Omnitrophota bacterium genome and includes:
- a CDS encoding flavin reductase family protein; the encoded protein is MKKSIGAKTIVFPTPVFVVGTYDKDDKPNVMTVAWGGICCSNPPSVGVAIREATYTYSNIISRKAFTISIPSEKFIKEADYFGVVSGRSGDKFADTKLTPVKSNIVDAPYVGEFPFVVECVMTQAIKLGLHTLFIGEIKDVKADETALGKNGAPDIKKISPAIFDPANRAYYGVGQHLADAFTVKTMQDLSKK
- a CDS encoding alpha/beta hydrolase; amino-acid sequence: MRKYIAIICGLIFLSGCSVLPIKTTKNYYLEDLYKRINYRTEGRYRVVNIFYATSRDIGRASDGQPDYKPELGKETGYGTLNIRIDPRLKIGTMLPDRIKKNGLIEVQDTKRLAEDNFMKELSEAVNASPHKSVLVLVFGYKDGFEATAMKAAYFSYLLDVNTPVLLFDWPGDQPVDIPGYAKAQSLASASGPYLAGVLAKVVREVKPEKLWIEASSLGCQVTCDAFDRLYEQPDFADQDAEIDHVMLAAPDVSRDQFNDKFKKEFDALSKKMTAYVSSDDGALLMSGVINQDDRLGRMKMRVKDPEQLEEVRGVLYLKSLDPDKFTVIDVTPINSSSFRHGYYLECPEFYDDFYMRILDAKPNVNRCLYLLKFKNGADYWVMQNSR